The following is a genomic window from Ignavibacteria bacterium.
TTTCAAATTTTTCCTATTATAATTCCCGCGCTCTTGGCTGGGACACAAAACCTGAACCTAAGGGTTCGACACGCACACAATGCGGTGAGATGATGTCAGAGAACTGTTTCGGACATACCGGATATACAGGCACAAGCATATGGTATGATAAAGACAGAGAGCTTCTGATTATTTTTTTAACTAATCGAGTTTATCCGACGAGAGATAACACTGCAATGAGGGACTTTCGTCCGGATTTGCATAATAAGATAATTGAATTATATAACTAATTAAGAATACAAAAATGTCGATACCAAAATTTAAGAATGAACCTTTTACGGATTTTTCGGAAAAGAAAAACAGAAAAGATTTTCAAAAAGCATTAGAAAAAGTTTCTTTGCGGTTCAATCAGGAATATCCGATTGTAATCGGCGGAGAAAAAATTTATACTGATGAAAAATTAGCTGATAGAAACCCGTCTGATCCTGACCAGGTTATCGGAACGTTTCAAAAAGGAACAACAGAACTTGCAATAAAAGCAATTGATACTGCCAATGAAGCTTTTAAAGCATGGAAAAGTGTTTCAGCGAAGAAAAGAGCTGAATACCTTTTTAAAGCGGCAAAAATAATGCGCAAAAGAAAACATGAATTTTCTGCAATGATGGTTTATGACGTAGGTAAAAACTGGGCTGAAGCCGATGGCGATACTGCAGAGGCAATTGATTTTATGGAGTATTATGCACGGGAGATTTTAAGATATTCAAAAGGATATGACCTTACGAAAATCAAAGGCGAAAAAAACGAAATCGAATATATCCCGCTTGGCGTTGGCGTTGTAATTCCGCCGTGGAATTTCCCTCTTGCGATTTTAGTGGGTATGACAACAGCTGCGATTGTTTCAGGCAATACTGTTGTATTAAAGCCGTCAAGCGACTCACCTGCCATTGCGCAGATGTTTGTCGAGCTGATGGAAGAAATAAAACTTCCTGCAGGTGTTTTAAACTTCATAACCGGAAGCGGTGGTTCAATCGGTGATGTACTTGTTCAGCATCACTTAACGAGGTTCGTTTCTTTCACAGGTTCGATGGAAATCGGTTTGCGAATTAACGAGCTTGCATCAAAAGCACAGCCGGGTCAAATCTGGATTAAACGTGTAGTTGCAGAAATGGGTGGCAAGGATTCTATTGTCGTTGATAAAGAGTTAAAAGATTTTGACGATACAGTTAATGGAGTCGTTCAGGCAGCGTTTGGCTTCCAGGGACAAAAATGTTCTGCGTGTTCACGCGTGATTGTGGATGAAAGTATTTATGATGAATTTTGTGAGGCTCTTGTAGATAAAACAAGATTCATTAAAGTTGATGACGCAAAGGATAATCCTAATATGGGTCCTGTCATTAATCAGCGTTCAAAAAACAAAATTCTTGATTACATAAAAAAAGCTGTTGACGAAGGCGGTGAGGTGATTTACGGCGGTAACGAGCTACCTAAATCAGGATATTTCATTGAACCAACGATAATTAAAAACGTTGGTCCGACAGATACTATCGCTCAGGAAGAAATTTTCGGACCTGTGCTTGCTGTAATAAAATCTCCAGGCTTCGATGAAAGCATGAAGATTGCAAACAATACCATGTTCGGATTGACAGGCGCTGTTTATACAAAGAGCAAAAAGAAGCTTGAAAGAGCTGCGAAAGATTTTCATGTAGGTAATTTGTATCTTAATAGAAAATGTACAGGCGCATTGGTTGGAGTTCACCCATTCGGTGGATTTAATATGAGCGGAACAGATTCAAAAGCAGGCGGAAGAGATTATCTCGGATTGTTCCTACAGGCAAAAGTAGTTTCTGAGAAAGTAAAATAAAATTTAATCCAAATAATGAAATCTAAAATCTTATTTTTAATAATAAGCGGTGTTCTTTGTGCGCAATTTTTCGGATGCAACAAAATTGCAGATAAGCTTAATGAAAAAGCAAACGAACAGATTGAAGAGCAATTGCAAAGAGTCGATTCATCTTTAAAGGCTTCTCAAAAAATGATTGACTCGATGAAGAGCCTTAACCAGATGGATTCAGTAGCTGTTAAACTTGATTCTGCAAGCAAGGAAATTGAAGCGCTTATCAAGATGCAAGAACAAAAAATTAACGAACTTAAAAACAAATAATGAAACTACACGAGTATCAGGCAAAACAGATTTTAAAATCTTACGGCGTTCCCGTACAGGATGGTGTTGCAATTCAATCAAGCGAGCATTTCGATCGCGCAATTCAGGAGTTGCAGGACAAAGGAATTTCACAATTTGTAGTTAAGTCGCAAATTCACGCGGGTGGAAGAGGAAAAGGAACTGTTTATCATAAGCACAATAGAAATGAAAAAGTCGTAGAGGGCGGTGTGAAATTTTTCGGAGGTGATGTTGACCGTGCAAAAGAATATGCAGGAAAAATTTTAGGCAATATTCTTGTAACTCACCAGACAGGACCTGAAGGAAAAGAAGTCCAGACTCTCTTCATCACTGAAGGACTGGATTACAAGAAAGAACTATATCTTGGAATACTTCTCGATAGAAACGTTTCAAAAAATGTCATCATGGCATCTACCGAGGGCGGTGTTGAAATCGAAAAGGTTGCTGAAGAAACGCCCGAAAAAATTATTAAAGTATGGATTGAACCCGCACTTGGTTTAACTCAGTTTCAGGCAAGAGAGCTTGCATTCGGTCTCGGACTTGAAGGTGATGCTTTCAAAAATTTCATAAAGTTTATTACAACTCTGTATAATGCTTATGAGCAAACCGACTCATCCTTAATGGAAATTAACCCTATGATTATCACAAATGACGACAAAATCGTTGCGCTTGATGCAAAAGTTACGATTGATGACAATGCGTCTTACAGACATAAAGATTATATGGACTTACGTGACCTCAACGAAGAAGACCCGCTTGAGATTGAAGCTTCAAAATATAATCTGAATTACATTAAACTGGACGGTAACGTTGGCTGTATGGTGAACGGAGCCGGACTTGCAATGGCGACAATGGATTTGATTAAGCTTGCGGGTGGAGAGCCGGCAAACTTTTTGGACGTTGGAGGTACTGCTTCTGCAGAAACAGTTGAAAATGGTTTCAGAATTATTTTATCGGATAAAAACGTTAAAGCAATTTTGATTAACGTGTTCGGCGGTATTGTTCGTTGCGACAGAGTTGCAAACGGTGTTATTCAGGCAGCAAAAAATATTAACATCAGTGTTCCTGTTGTTGTTAGATTGCAGGGAACAAATGCAGTAGAAGCAAGAAAAATACTTGATGAATCAGGATTGAACTTGATTTCAGCCGATACTCTTCAGGATGCTGCGCAAAAAGTTACTGAAGCGCTTAGTGCTTCACAGCAAAATTATGTTTAGTTAAACTTTGTAGCCGAAAGCTTTAGCTTTCGTTCGAACCCTGAAGGGTTCGGCTACAATAAAATAAGATTATGAATCACGAAAACATTATTCAGGATTATTCATTAACGTATGACGATATATCTTTGCTTCCTGATAAAATATCGGACATCGAACACCGCGCTGAGTGCGATACGTCGGTTGACTTTTTGGGATTAACACTCGACATACCGATTATCGCATCACCTATGAACACAGTTTGCGGAGGCAGAATGAGCCGTGCACTCGCGGATATGAACACTCTTGGCATTGTCCACAGATTCAATTCAATTGATGAACAGGTTTTTGAATTTAAAAATAATGATTTAGACAATACCCCTTTCAAAGGTGCGGCAATCGGAATTAATTCCGAGACTGATACTTTACGCTTGCGAAAGCTTGCAGATGCAGGAGTAAAAATTTTCTGTATAGATGTTGCCAATGGCGGTTCGAGAATGCTCGAAAGATTTTTGAACAGCATTCAGCCAATGATAACCGAATATGATTTGAAAATAATTGCAGGCAACGTTGCAAGTTATGAGACAACAAAATTTTTAATCGAGCTTGAGGTTGATGCAATTCGTGTCGGCATCGGCAACGGGGCAATGTGCTCTACTTCGATTAAATCAGGCATAGGCATTGGTCAGGTTGATGCTATATTGCGTGCATTGAGCGCAAAAAGAGATTTAAACTCAAATGTTAAAATCATTGCAGACGGCGGTATCAATACTCCGGGAGCAATGTGCAAATCTATTGCTCTCGGCTGCGATGCGGTTATGTTTGGAAGAATTCTTGCAGGGAGCGAACAGGCACCGGGTGAAGTTCTGAAATACAACAACATGCTTTTCAAAAAATATTGCGGAAGCGCTTCGTTTGCTGTTAAGCAGGAAAAGAAAAATTATATTGAAGGTGAAGAGTCACTTGTTCCCTATCGCGGTGACGTGAAAAAAATTATTCAGGAATACAAAGAAGGTTTGCAGTCATCTATGAGTTATATTAATTCAAGAACTCTTGATGAATATAAAAACAACGCAACATTCGTTCGTCTGACAAGTCATTCATTCAACGAAAGAAAGCCGCAGGTTTAATGCTCAAGGTTTTCTGGTTCAGGAAAGACCTGAGACTATACGACAACAGAAGCTTATTTGAATTTGCAAATTCAATATCACCTTCAGACCAATTTTGTTTCTTATACATAAAGAATAAGAATTCTTTTAATTATTTTGGCGAGCCCAGAATAAGATTTTTATATGAATGTCTTGAAGAATTATCAGAGGGGTTAAATAATAAAGGATTTAAACTTCAGATAATCGAAGGAAATAGTAAAGAAGTTTTTGAAAAAATTTGTAAGAACTCAGGAAGTATTGATGTATATGCCTCAGAGCAATGCGAACCGTACTGTAGAAAGCGCGATGATGAGATAAGAGATGTTATAGAAAAGAATAACGGAAGATTTCATTTATTTGCAGATAGCACGATTTTTGATTTAAGTGAAGTATTGAAAGATGACGGAAAACCTTATACGGTTTATACTCCGTTCAGAAATAAAGCTTTAAAGATTTTAAATCAGAAAGAACTTAAAAAATATAAGATAAATTTTTCAAAATTTGAGAGTTCTAACGAATTTATTCTTAAAAAATTTAGGAGTTTAAACTATGCTTCTGAAAAGGATAAGTTTAAGAAATCACCTGAGTTTTCAGGCGGTAGAAGAGAAGCAATAAAGAAATTAAATCGTTTTTTGAAATCGGGAATTAAAAACTATCAACCAGATAGAGACTTTCCTGCCGTTAACGGAACAAGCAAGCTTTCTCCTTATCTTCATTTCGGAATTATCGGCATAAGAGAAGTTTTCCGAAATATTAATGTAAATAAAAATGCTTCCAAATGGTTAGATGAATTATTGTGGAGAGAATTTTATTACAATATAGGCTTTCATTTTCCGCATATTGAAAAAGAATCTTTCAAACGGCAATATGATAAGTTAAACTGGAACAAGAACGAGAAAGATTTTCAAAAGTGGTGTAACGGAAGAACCGGATATCCGATAGTCGATGCAGGAATGAGACAGTTGAATAACGAAGGATGGATGCACAATAGAGTGCGGATGATTACCGCAATGTTCCTTACAAAAGATTTGATGATTGACTGGCGCAAAGGCGAAAAATACTTTGCTGACAAATTGATTGACATGGATTTTGCGAACAATAACGGAGGTTGGCAGTGGAGTGCTTCAACAGGATGCGACGCACAGCCGTATTTCAGAATTTTCAACCCTGTTTCACAAAGCAAGAAATTTGATTCAGATGGAAAATATATTAAAAAATATATTCCCGAATTGAAAAATGTCGATGCTAAGTTTATTCATGCTCCCTGGGAAATGACAAAAGAAGAACAAGCAAAATGCGGATTGATAATCGGGAAAGATTATCCGAAGCCGGTGGTCGAGCATTTGATCGCAAGAGAAATTGCAATAAAAGAATATAAAAGAGTTTCAAAAAATTTAACCTAAATTGAAGTTATATATTGAAGTTATATAAAGATAAATATGAACCTGTAATCGGACTTGAAGTTCACGCGCAGATGAAGACGCACTCGAAGGCGTTTTGCAGATGCTCGACTGAGTTCAGCGCGCCCGCAAATTCAAACATATGTCCCGTTTGTCTCGGACATCCCGGAACTCTGCCCGTTTTGAATCATGATTTGGTTACGTTCATTTTAAAAATGGGGCTTGCATTAAACTGCAAGATTCGTGAACGTTCGATGTTCGCTCGTAAAAATTATTTTTACCCCGACCTTTCAAAAGGATATCAGATAACTCAGTTTGATACTCCGATTTGCTATGATGGATTTTTGAATATTAATCTGAAAGATGGTGAGGCAAAGAGAATCGACATTACCCGAATCCACATGGAAGAAGATGCAGGAAAATCCATTCATGATTTTTCCGATGATGACTCATTAATTGATTTTAATCGTTGCGGAGTTCCGCTTATTGAAATCGTTAGCGAACCCGATATCCGCTCGACCGAAGAAGCTGTTGCATATTTACAAAAAATCAGACAGCTATTGGTTTATCTTGACATAAACGACGGCAATATGGAAGAGGGTTCTTTGCGATGTGATGCAAATATTTCTATTCGCGAGTATGGAACGCAAAAATTTGGGACAAGAACAGAAATTAAAAATCTTAATTCTTTTAGGAATGTTTCCGATGCGCTTGAAGCAGAGATAACCCGACAAATCGAAGTAATCGAATCAGGTCAAAAAGTATTTTACAATACCATGACTTTCGATTCTGTTCATAAAAAAACTTCATCTACACGGACAAAGGAAGAAGCGCATGATTACAGATATTTTCCCGAGCCGGATTTAGTTTATGTTGAAGTAACTGAAAAATGGCTGAGTGAAATAAAATCAGGACTACCTGAATTCCCTGAAGCAAAGAAAGAAAGATTTAAGAAAGAATATAAGCTTTCAGATTATGATGCAGATATTCTGATTCAGAGCAAAGAGCTAAGTAAATATTATGAAGATGTCGTGAACTCACTCGAAGCAAAAAATGAAAATTCATTCAAAACTGTAAGCAACTGGGTTCAGACTGAAATTTTGAGAATATTAAATGAAAATAAACTTGAGCTTCATGACTTAAAATTGAAACCTGCTAATCTTTCTGAGCTTATCAATTATTTGAATCGAAAAGAAATAAATAATAATACCGCTAAAGAAGTCTTAGCAGAAATGTATGAGACAGGTAAAAGTGCAAGTGAGATTATAAAAGAAAAAAATTTAATTCAGGTTTCCGATGATGGTTTCATAAATGATATTATCAAAAAGATTTTAAGTGAAAATTCATCAGAAGTCAGCAGATACAAAGCCGGTGAGAAAAAATTAATAGGAGTTTTTGTCGGTAAGATTATGAAAGAAAGCAAAGGCAAAGCTAACCCCCAAAAAGTTAATGAGCTGTTAATAAAAAATTTAGAAGAAGCATAACATAAAAATACTGAATGAGAAAAAAACTGATTGCAGGCAACTGGAAAATGAATTTGGACATAACCGAATCGCGTGAGCTTGCAAAGACGATTTTAGAAAAAACCGATAAAAAATATTTTGAATATACCGACGTTCTTCTCTGTCCTACTTTTGTTTCTTTGAATGCGGTCGAGGATGTAATTAAAGATTCTCAAATTTTGCTTGGCGCACAGAATTTATCTTATGAAAATAATGGCGCATACACAGGAGAAATTTCTGCTTCAATGCTTAAAGTAATCGGATGTGAATATGCAATCATCGGACACAGCGAACGCCGAAAATATTTCGGCGAGAACGATGAAATCGTTAATAAAAAAATAATTAAAGCATTAGAGTTTGACTTAAAACCAATTTTATGTGTCGGTGAAACTCTTGAAGAACGAAATAGCGGAAAGCAGAATGAAGTTGTTGAAAATCAGCTTATTAAAGGTTTAAAAGATATTTCAGACTTAAACAATGTTGTGATAGCTTATGAACCTGTTTGGGCAATCGGCACTGGACAAAATGCAACTCCCCAGCAGGCAAACGAAATGCACAAACATATACGTTCGGTCATTGCAAAGTTGTATAATCAAAATAATGCCGACAACATAAAGATTTTATACGGCGGAAGCTTAAACGATAAAAACTGTAAAGAGCTTTTATCGGAATCCGACATCGACGGCGGATTAATCGGCGGAGCAAGCTTAAAAGCAGACAGCTTTATTGAGATAATTAAAGCAACACAGCCATAATTTACTGTCATCCTGAGTGAAACGAAGGATCCCATTCCCAAAGTTAGGGGGATTCTTCGCTCCGCTCAGAATGACACAAAGAAGAATTTAAAATTAAATAATAATAAAATGAAAGAAGTAGTAATAGTATCGGCAGCAAGAACACCGATTGGAAGTTTTCAAGGGTCACTGTCATCATTATCATCACCAAAGCTTGGCGCAATTGCAATTAAAGAAGCAATCAAAAAAGCTGGAATAAAACCTGAAGATGTTTCAGAAGTCATAATGGGATGCGTTCTCCCTGCCGGACTCGGTCAGGCACCTGCAAGACAGGCAGCGATTTATTCGGGCATTCCCGATTCAGTTCCGTGCATGACAATCAACAAAGTTTGCGGTTCAGGTTTAAAAGCTGTAATGCTTGCTGACCAGGCAATCAAATGCGGTGATGCTGAAATTGTTGTTGCAGGCGGATTTGAATCTATGAGCAATGTTCCCTATTATCTCGATAAAGCACGAACCGGTTACAGAATGGGTAACTCAAAAATCATCGACGGTATGGTTCATGACGGTTTGTGGGATGTATATAATGATTTTCACATGGGAACAGCAGCAGAAAAAACTGCAGCCGACATGAAAATTTCACGAGCTGAGCAGGATGAATTTGCAATCGAAAGTTATAATCGCGCCTTGAAAGCACAAAAGGAAGGTTTGTTTAAAGAAGAAATCGTTCCTGTTGAAATCACAGACAGAAAAGGAACAACAGTTGTTGCGGAAGATGATGAACTTAAACGTGTTGATTTTGAAAAAGGCAAAGGATTAAAACCTGCTTTTGATAAGCAAGGAACTGTAACTGCCTTTAACTCTTCGAAGATTAACGACGGCGCTGCTGCTTTGGTTATAATGTCTGCTGATAAAGCAAAAGAGCTTGGCTTGAAACCACTCGCCAAAATTGTTGCACAGGATTCATTCGCTCAAAAACCTGAACTGTTCACCACAGCGCCTGCTTATGCAATTCAAAAAGTTCTTAAAAAAGCAGGACTTGAAGTAAAAGATTTGGATTTAATTGAAGCAAACGAAGCTTTCGCCGTTCAGGCACATGCAGTTAATAAAATCGCAGGACTTGACCCTGCAAAAGTAAACGTTAATGGCGGAGCGGTTGCACTCGGGCATCCTATCGGCGGAAGCGGCGCGAGAATTTTGACTACGCTTCTTTATGCAATGAAAAATCGCGGAGCAAAACGTGGTCTTGCGACACTCTGCATCGGTGGTGGTGAAGCAAGCGCAATTATTGTTGAAGCTGTTTAAATATTAATTGTTGTTGGTGAAAACACCAACAACGGCAAAACTAACATAAATGGAAATAAAAAACATAACAGTCATAGGTTCGGGAACGATGGGCAATGGGATTGCTCACGTGTTCGCGCAGTTCGGATATAAAGTAAATTTAATTGACATCAAACAGGAATTTCTTGATAGAGCTTTGAAAACCATTTCAGGAAACATTGACAGGCAGATAAAAAAAGGAACTGTAACCGAAGAACAAAAGAATGCTACTCTCGCAAATATCAAAACATCGCTTGATTTAAAAGATGCAAAAGATTCTGATTTAGTTATTGAGGCAGCTTCTGAAAATTTCGATATAAAGAAAAAAATATTTCAAGATTTAGATTCAGCATGCAAACCTGAAACAATTCTTGCATCAAATACGTCTTCAATATCTATAACTGAGATTGCAGCGGTTACAAAACGAGCCGATAAGGTTATCGGTATGCACTTCATGAATCCTGTTCCGTTGATGAAGCTGGTGGAAATAATACGCGGGCTTGCAACTTCACAGGAAACTTATGACACGATTAAAACTTTGACGGAGAAAATCGAAAAAGTACCGGTCGAGGTACAGGATTATCCCGGCTTTATTTCAAACAGAATTTTGCTTCCGATGCTGAACGAAGCTATGTATTGCGTTATGGAAGGTGTTGCAACACCCGAAGCAATCGATACCGTAATGAAGCTTGGAATGAATCATCCTATGGGACCTTTGACGCTCGCTGATTTTATCGGGCTTGATGTTTGCTTGTCCATTATGGAAGTTTTACATAACGGTCTTGGAGATTCAAAATACAGACCTTGTCCCCTGCTCAAAAAAATGGTAGCAGCCGGATATCTCGGAAGAAAATCGGGACGAGGATTTTATGACTATTCTCAAAAATAATTAAAAACTAAATTGATATTCCTGCTTTGCGGGAAAACTTCATTAAATTAAATCCTTATTACTCAAATGAATTTCGAACTCACTGAAGAGCAAATACAAATACGAGATGCGGCAAAAGATTTTGCCGAGAATGAAATTGCTCCAACGCAAATACAGCGTGACATTAAAGCCGAGTTTCCATATGACATCGTCAAAAAAATGGGAGAACTTGGGTTCATGGGCATGATGGTTCCTCCCGAGTGGGGTGGCGCAGGTCTTGATACTATGTGCTATGTTCTTGCACTTGAAGAAATCTCTAAAGTTGACGCTTCTGTGGGCGTAATAATGTCTGTTAATAATTCTCTTGTTTGTTACGGTATTAACAAATGGGGAACCAATGACCAAAAGGAAAGATACCTGAAACCTCTTGCCTCAGGACAAATGCTCGGAGCATTTTGCTTGTCAGAACCCGAAGCAGGAAGTGATGCGACAGCTCAGCGAACAACAGGTGTACGTGAAGGTGATTATTTCGTTCTAAATGGAATGAAAAACTGGATAACAAACGGCAGCACAGCTGATGTTTATTTTATGCAGGCAATGACACAACCTGATAAAGGACATAAGGGCATTTCTACTTTTCTTGTCGAGAAAAATTTTCCCGGTGTAGAAATTGGTGTTAAAGAAGATAAACTCGGAATCAGAGGTTCTGATACTACATCAATAGGTTTGAATAATGTCCGTGTTCCGGTTGCAAATCTTCTCGGTGAAGAAGGTCAGGGATTTAAGTTTGCGATGGAAACCCTTAACGGAGGAAGAATAGGTATCGGGGCTCAGGCGCTTGGTATTGCTCAAGCATCGCTCGAAGCTGCGGTGAAATATTCAAAACAGAGAAAAGCATTTGATAAACCGATTGCTGACCTGCAGGCAATCCAATTCAAGCTTGCCGATATGGCAGTAAACACACAAGCTGCAAGATTATTGCTTTATAAAGCTGCTCTTGCTAAAGACGAAGGTGAAGCATACATAAAAGAGGCTGCAATGGCAAAGCTTTATACAAGTAAAGTTGCGGTCGCTAATACGCTTGAGGCAATTCAGGTTCACGGTGGTTATGGTTATGTAAGAGAATATTTAGTTGAAAGATATTTGCGAGATGCAAAGATTACGGAAATTTATGAAGGCACAAGCGAAATTCAGAGAATTGTAATTGCAAGAGAGCTTTTAAGAAACCATTAAAAATTAAATGTTATCCTTGCGGATAAATTAACGGAGTTGAAATTATTCGCAAGAGAGGACACAACGGGTTTCTGATTATCAGGACTAAGAGGTACCAACCTATACGATACCTCAAAGTTATATCCGAATCTTGAAAGCGAACCATATCCGACTCCCATCGAGTAATGAGCTTTCCACATTGAGTTCTCAGCCGTCTGAATATCAACAAAACCGGTAAAATTACTGTTTGTGTATCTGTAGTTTGTATATTTTTCTTTGATGTATATCGGACCGCCTCCACCGGTAAAATAAATATTGCTTACAAAAAATAACATATCAGCAGTGAACGGGTATACTTTTACGTTAAAATTAATCGGCAGGGAGAATAAACTTGTCTCGCTCGGAAGATAATATAATGTTTGATTGTTCTGAGTAAATGCAAAACCTTTATTGCTGTGGGCAGTCGTAAAAACAAATGAGGGCGATAACTCAACTGCAACTTTTTCATTTATTCTTACTCCAAAAAATGGGTTTATTTCACTTAAGAAGCTATTATTATTAAAATCCAAAAA
Proteins encoded in this region:
- a CDS encoding acyl-CoA dehydrogenase, producing MNFELTEEQIQIRDAAKDFAENEIAPTQIQRDIKAEFPYDIVKKMGELGFMGMMVPPEWGGAGLDTMCYVLALEEISKVDASVGVIMSVNNSLVCYGINKWGTNDQKERYLKPLASGQMLGAFCLSEPEAGSDATAQRTTGVREGDYFVLNGMKNWITNGSTADVYFMQAMTQPDKGHKGISTFLVEKNFPGVEIGVKEDKLGIRGSDTTSIGLNNVRVPVANLLGEEGQGFKFAMETLNGGRIGIGAQALGIAQASLEAAVKYSKQRKAFDKPIADLQAIQFKLADMAVNTQAARLLLYKAALAKDEGEAYIKEAAMAKLYTSKVAVANTLEAIQVHGGYGYVREYLVERYLRDAKITEIYEGTSEIQRIVIARELLRNH